Proteins from a genomic interval of Syngnathoides biaculeatus isolate LvHL_M chromosome 23, ASM1980259v1, whole genome shotgun sequence:
- the rps12 gene encoding 40S ribosomal protein S12 — protein sequence MAEEGVAAGGVMDVNTALPEVLKTALINDGLARGIREAAKALDKRQAHLCVLAANCDEPLYVRLVEALCAEHQINLIKVDDNKKLGEWVGLCKIDREGKPRKVVGCSCVVVKDYGKESQAKDVIEEYFKAKK from the exons ATGGCCGAGGAAGG cgTTGCCGCCGGAGGTGTGATGGATGTCAACACTGCGCTCCCCGAAGTGCTGAAGACCGCACTCATCAATGACGGCCTTGCCCGTGGTATCCGGGAGGCTGCCAAAGCCCTTGACAA GCGCCAGGCCCACCTGTGCGTCCTCGCCGCCAACTGCGACGAGCCCTTGTACGTCAGGCTAGTGGAGGCGCTTTGCGCTGAGCATCAGATCAACTTGATTAAG GTTGATGACAACAAGAAGCTTGGCGAGTGGGTCGGTCTGTGCAAGATTGACCGAGAGGGCAAACCCCGTAAGGTGGTGGGGTGCAGCTGTGTTGTTGTCAAG GACTATGGCAAGGAGTCTCAAGCCAAGGATGTCATTGAGGAATACTTCAAAGCCAAGAAGTAA